In Flavobacterium sp. N1736, the following are encoded in one genomic region:
- the gmk gene encoding guanylate kinase yields MNKGKLIVFSAPSGSGKTTIVRHLLGKEDLNLEFSISAASRDPRGEEEHGKDYYFISLEEFKKHIKAEDFLEWEEVYRDNFYGTLKAEIERIWALGKNVIFDIDVAGGLRIKHKFPEQTLAVFVKPPSVDELKRRLKERSTETDDKINMRIAKASVELATAPQFDTIIKNYDLDTAKEEAYQLVKDFVNK; encoded by the coding sequence ATGAACAAAGGAAAGTTAATTGTTTTCTCAGCACCTTCGGGATCAGGAAAAACAACTATAGTAAGGCATTTACTTGGGAAAGAAGATTTAAACTTAGAATTTTCGATCTCAGCGGCTTCACGCGACCCGCGCGGAGAAGAAGAACACGGAAAAGATTATTATTTTATTTCGTTAGAAGAATTCAAAAAACACATTAAAGCCGAAGATTTCCTGGAATGGGAAGAAGTATATCGCGATAACTTTTACGGTACTTTAAAAGCTGAAATTGAAAGAATCTGGGCTTTAGGAAAAAACGTGATTTTTGATATTGATGTTGCCGGCGGATTGCGTATCAAACACAAATTTCCGGAACAAACGTTGGCCGTTTTCGTAAAACCACCAAGTGTCGACGAACTAAAACGCCGATTAAAAGAGCGTTCTACAGAAACTGACGACAAAATCAATATGCGTATTGCAAAAGCTTCTGTCGAATTAGCAACTGCTCCGCAATTTGATACCATCATAAAAAATTACGATTTAGATACCGCAAAAGAAGAAGCATATCAATTGGTAAAGGATTTTGTAAACAAGTAG
- the nadD gene encoding nicotinate (nicotinamide) nucleotide adenylyltransferase, translating into MKIGLYFGTYNPIHVGHLIIANHMAEFADLDQIWMVVTPHNPLKKKATLLDDHQRLQMVFLATEDYPKIKPSDIEFKLPQPNYTVNTLVHLQEKYPTHEFSLIMGEDNLKTLHKWKNYEVILDHYDIYVYPRISEEEENVELKSHPKVHIIDAPIVEISSTFIRNSIKEGKNIQPLLPPKVWEYIDHNNFYKK; encoded by the coding sequence ATGAAAATAGGTCTTTATTTCGGAACGTATAATCCCATTCATGTTGGACATTTAATTATTGCCAATCATATGGCTGAATTTGCCGATTTAGATCAGATTTGGATGGTTGTTACGCCTCATAATCCGTTAAAAAAGAAAGCGACATTATTAGACGATCATCAGCGGTTGCAAATGGTTTTTCTGGCTACAGAAGATTATCCAAAAATTAAACCTTCGGATATTGAGTTTAAATTACCTCAACCCAATTATACAGTAAATACTTTGGTTCATTTGCAGGAGAAATATCCAACTCATGAATTCTCCTTAATTATGGGCGAAGACAATTTGAAAACACTTCATAAATGGAAAAATTACGAAGTTATTCTCGATCATTATGATATTTACGTTTATCCCAGAATTTCTGAAGAAGAAGAAAATGTCGAACTAAAATCACATCCAAAAGTTCATATTATTGATGCGCCTATTGTAGAAATTTCATCAACATTTATCCGAAACAGTATTAAAGAAGGTAAAAATATTCAGCCTTTATTACCACCAAAAGTTTGGGAATATATTGATCATAATAATTTTTATAAGAAATAA
- a CDS encoding nicotinate phosphoribosyltransferase has translation MNPLLLTDGYKVDHRRQYPDKTTLVYSNWTPRKSRIEGLDEVVFFGLQYFIKKYIIHDFDADFFKKPKEEVVKKYARRINNYLGENQVGTQHIEDLHDLGYIPMVFKALPEGASVPLRVPMFTMYNTIPEFFWLTNYFETLLSAVIWLPCNSATIAKEYRKVLDKYADETSSVPEFVDWQAHDFSMRGMGGIEAAITSAAGHLLSFTGSDTIPVIDFFEDYYNANSDTELIAGSVAATEHSVMCMGTTEGECETFKRLVTEVYPKGIVSIVSDTWDLWKVLTDYLPRLKDDIVAREGKVVIRPDSGDPVDIICGNPNGKTEQEKKGVIELLWDVFGGTTNAKGYKELIPQIGAIYGDSITVARATQICERLKEKGFASTNVVLGIGSFTYQYNTRDTFGFAMKATYGEVDGEGRAIFKDPITDDGTKKSAKGLMKIDLVDGVYHLTDNVSWEEEKQGELKEVFRDGKLLDDLSLSDVRARVKAQIGVTL, from the coding sequence ATGAACCCACTATTATTAACAGACGGTTACAAAGTTGACCACAGACGACAATACCCAGACAAAACTACATTAGTATATTCGAACTGGACACCAAGAAAATCAAGAATTGAAGGTCTTGATGAGGTCGTGTTTTTTGGATTACAATATTTTATCAAAAAATATATTATTCACGATTTTGATGCTGATTTCTTTAAAAAGCCAAAAGAAGAAGTGGTTAAAAAATATGCCCGCCGAATCAATAATTATTTAGGTGAAAATCAGGTTGGAACTCAACATATCGAAGATTTACATGATTTAGGATATATTCCGATGGTTTTTAAAGCCTTGCCGGAAGGAGCGAGCGTGCCTTTAAGAGTGCCAATGTTTACGATGTACAATACGATTCCGGAATTTTTCTGGCTGACAAATTATTTCGAAACATTGCTTTCTGCCGTAATTTGGCTGCCTTGTAACTCTGCAACAATTGCGAAAGAATACAGAAAAGTATTAGACAAATATGCGGATGAAACTTCTTCTGTACCTGAATTTGTAGATTGGCAGGCGCATGATTTCTCCATGAGAGGAATGGGCGGAATTGAAGCGGCAATAACTTCTGCAGCAGGACATTTATTGAGTTTTACAGGTTCAGATACGATTCCGGTAATTGATTTCTTTGAAGATTATTACAACGCTAATTCTGATACGGAATTAATCGCAGGTTCAGTTGCCGCAACAGAGCATTCTGTAATGTGTATGGGAACTACCGAAGGCGAATGTGAAACTTTTAAAAGATTAGTTACTGAGGTTTATCCAAAAGGAATTGTTTCGATCGTTTCTGATACCTGGGATTTATGGAAGGTTTTAACGGATTATTTACCACGACTAAAAGATGATATTGTTGCGAGAGAAGGTAAAGTCGTGATTCGTCCCGATAGTGGTGATCCGGTTGATATTATCTGCGGAAATCCAAACGGAAAAACAGAACAAGAAAAGAAAGGGGTTATTGAGCTGCTTTGGGATGTTTTTGGAGGCACAACGAATGCAAAAGGATATAAGGAGCTTATTCCTCAAATTGGCGCCATTTACGGCGATAGTATTACGGTGGCAAGAGCAACGCAAATTTGCGAAAGATTAAAAGAAAAAGGTTTTGCATCTACAAACGTCGTTTTAGGAATTGGTTCTTTTACGTATCAATACAATACCAGAGATACTTTTGGTTTTGCGATGAAAGCCACTTACGGAGAAGTTGATGGGGAAGGAAGGGCAATCTTCAAAGATCCGATTACAGATGACGGAACTAAAAAATCGGCAAAAGGGTTAATGAAAATTGATTTAGTTGACGGTGTATATCATTTAACCGATAATGTTTCATGGGAAGAAGAAAAACAAGGCGAATTGAAAGAAGTTTTCAGAGATGGGAAACTTTTGGATGATCTGTCTTTGAGTGATGTTAGAGCGAGAGTTAAAGCTCAGATAGGCGTTACGCTATAA
- a CDS encoding adenylosuccinate synthetase, whose amino-acid sequence MKTAQIVIGLGFGDEGKGITTDFLAKQNPESIVIRFSGGQQAAHTVMIGDKKHVHSSFASGALRGLPSYFSEHCTIHPVFLYNERKELEELGGNIELHIHPLAKITTPFDVWQNRNNVKNLDHGTCGKGVGATMKRNEGQYKLYAIDLIAPRQMLLAKLEKIAYYYGFLNESEIDEEVNHFLEVVDEIKWIISDYSFLENYSNLIFEGSQGILLDMDHGVFPNVTYANTTSKNAFEICQKLQITAIEMYYVTRSYSTRHGSGWMSNERELKLKNNEEETCIYNDFQKELRTGDLDYDLLNYSLKLDAAYSPNAKRNLVVTCMDQIEIDYEFEKLTTEFTEIYGSFSPDSKDFKLLTSLFQ is encoded by the coding sequence ATGAAAACAGCCCAAATAGTTATAGGCCTAGGATTTGGCGATGAAGGAAAAGGAATTACAACAGATTTTCTGGCGAAGCAAAATCCTGAATCTATAGTTATTCGGTTTTCAGGAGGTCAGCAAGCGGCACATACGGTTATGATTGGCGATAAAAAACACGTTCATTCGAGTTTTGCGAGTGGTGCGCTTCGTGGTTTGCCTTCTTATTTTAGTGAACATTGCACAATTCATCCGGTTTTTTTATACAACGAAAGAAAAGAACTTGAAGAATTGGGAGGAAATATTGAACTTCATATTCATCCTTTAGCAAAAATCACGACTCCATTTGACGTTTGGCAAAACCGAAATAATGTTAAAAATCTGGATCACGGAACTTGCGGAAAAGGTGTTGGAGCTACGATGAAACGTAATGAAGGACAATACAAATTATATGCGATAGATTTGATTGCCCCTCGCCAAATGCTTTTAGCAAAGTTAGAGAAGATCGCTTATTATTATGGTTTTCTAAATGAAAGTGAAATCGACGAAGAAGTAAATCATTTTCTTGAAGTTGTTGATGAAATAAAATGGATTATCAGCGATTACAGCTTTTTAGAAAACTATTCGAATCTTATTTTCGAAGGGAGTCAGGGAATTTTGCTCGACATGGATCACGGCGTTTTTCCGAATGTTACGTATGCGAATACAACTTCAAAAAATGCATTTGAAATCTGTCAAAAATTACAAATTACAGCTATCGAAATGTATTATGTCACCAGAAGTTATTCAACCAGACACGGAAGCGGCTGGATGAGTAATGAAAGGGAATTAAAATTAAAAAATAACGAAGAAGAAACCTGTATTTACAACGACTTTCAAAAAGAATTGCGAACGGGAGATTTAGATTACGATCTTTTAAATTATAGTTTAAAGTTAGATGCAGCTTATAGTCCAAACGCAAAAAGAAATCTGGTTGTAACCTGTATGGATCAGATTGAAATTGATTACGAATTCGAAAAGCTAACAACAGAATTTACAGAAATCTACGGATCGTTTTCGCCGGATTCTAAAGATTTTAAACTGCTAACTTCTTTGTTTCAATAG